A section of the Bradyrhizobium oligotrophicum S58 genome encodes:
- a CDS encoding cytochrome c oxidase assembly protein — MDRPDQTLPAGAQAVPAAKRGGSGRDALVGGICGAVVVLMVGASYAAVPFYNWFCRATGFNGTTQVATAAPSSAPLARRIAVRFDSNVAGGLPWKFEPEKTEIEVAIGEVVTVYYTVTNQSARTTMAQAAYNVSPLTSGAYFQKINCFCFTEQTMAPGETREMPVVFYVDPAITADHENDSLKTITLSYTFYPVRDAPKPVAAGEPDKPRGSL; from the coding sequence ATGGACAGACCAGACCAGACCCTTCCGGCGGGCGCACAGGCCGTGCCGGCCGCCAAGCGAGGCGGCTCCGGCCGCGATGCGCTGGTCGGCGGCATCTGCGGCGCCGTCGTGGTACTGATGGTCGGCGCGTCCTATGCGGCCGTGCCGTTCTACAACTGGTTCTGTCGCGCCACCGGCTTCAACGGCACCACCCAGGTTGCCACGGCCGCGCCGTCCTCGGCGCCGCTGGCGCGCCGGATCGCGGTGCGCTTCGACTCCAACGTCGCCGGCGGGCTGCCCTGGAAATTCGAGCCGGAGAAGACCGAGATCGAGGTCGCGATCGGCGAGGTGGTCACGGTCTACTACACCGTCACCAACCAGTCGGCGCGCACCACCATGGCGCAGGCGGCCTACAACGTGTCGCCACTGACATCGGGCGCCTACTTCCAGAAGATCAACTGCTTCTGCTTCACCGAGCAGACCATGGCGCCGGGCGAGACCCGGGAGATGCCGGTCGTGTTCTACGTCGATCCGGCGATAACGGCCGATCACGAGAACGACAGTCTGAAGACCATCACGCTGTCCTACACCTTCTATCCCGTCCGCGACGCACCGAAGCCGGTCGCTGCGGGCGAGCCGGACAAACCGCGGGGCAGCCTATGA